The proteins below come from a single Corynebacterium glyciniphilum AJ 3170 genomic window:
- the moaC gene encoding cyclic pyranopterin monophosphate synthase MoaC has translation MEDHLTHVREDGSAHMVDVTAKNETSRTAVATGRVRTREDVLDMIFSGDLPKGDALPVARVAGIMGAKKTPEIIPLCHPLPLGKITVDFSREDGSDFGAVRIEASVKTRGVTGVEMEALTAVTSAALTVYDMIKAVDKHAVIDDVRVLAKSGGKSGDWDIREDA, from the coding sequence ATGGAAGACCATCTCACCCACGTCCGCGAGGACGGGTCGGCCCACATGGTCGACGTCACCGCGAAGAACGAGACGAGCCGTACCGCCGTCGCCACCGGGCGGGTCCGTACCAGGGAGGACGTGCTCGACATGATCTTCAGCGGGGATCTCCCCAAGGGGGACGCGCTGCCCGTCGCCCGCGTCGCCGGCATCATGGGGGCGAAGAAGACCCCCGAGATCATCCCGCTGTGCCACCCGCTGCCGCTGGGGAAGATCACCGTCGACTTCAGCCGGGAGGACGGGTCTGATTTCGGCGCCGTGCGCATCGAGGCGTCGGTGAAGACCCGCGGCGTCACCGGTGTGGAAATGGAGGCACTCACCGCAGTGACCAGTGCTGCGCTGACCGTCTACGACATGATCAAGGCCGTCGACAAGCACGCCGTCATCGACGACGTCCGTGTGCTCGCGAAGTCCGGCGGCAAGTCCGGTGACTGGGACATCCGGGAGGACGCGTGA
- a CDS encoding pyridoxamine 5'-phosphate oxidase family protein, translated as MAGATVNDVDSYADIVFDDFVTARQEAVGVGNRVDDSGASGSELDPRDVKLIRQARMFMMATVTGTGWPYVQHKGGPAGFVKVTATSDGSQLMFPDFAGNRQYVTAGNLDRDDRVCLFFVDFATRSRVKVFGHVRTVDASDDPDLVTQVRDLGDRRITAAVERVVVVDVVASDANCSKQITPRWTREEVDERIDLYRKDIAALKDELAAARAEIAELTGR; from the coding sequence ATGGCTGGAGCGACAGTGAATGACGTGGACAGTTACGCCGACATCGTCTTCGACGACTTCGTCACCGCCCGTCAGGAGGCCGTCGGGGTCGGTAACCGCGTCGACGACTCCGGAGCGTCCGGCAGTGAGCTCGACCCGCGGGACGTGAAACTGATCCGGCAGGCGCGGATGTTCATGATGGCGACCGTCACCGGTACGGGCTGGCCGTATGTCCAGCACAAAGGCGGGCCCGCCGGCTTCGTGAAGGTGACCGCGACGTCCGACGGCTCGCAGCTGATGTTCCCCGACTTCGCGGGGAACCGTCAGTACGTCACCGCCGGTAACCTCGACCGGGACGACCGGGTGTGCCTGTTCTTCGTCGATTTCGCCACGCGGTCGCGCGTGAAGGTCTTCGGGCATGTACGCACCGTCGACGCGTCCGACGACCCTGATCTCGTCACACAAGTGCGCGACCTGGGGGACCGACGCATCACTGCGGCGGTGGAGCGTGTCGTCGTAGTGGACGTCGTCGCGTCCGACGCCAACTGTTCCAAGCAGATCACGCCGCGCTGGACCCGGGAGGAGGTCGACGAGCGGATCGACCTGTACCGGAAGGACATCGCGGCGCTGAAGGACGAACTCGCCGCGGCTCGGGCCGAGATTGCGGAGCTGACGGGCCGCTGA
- a CDS encoding MoaD/ThiS family protein — translation MVEIRYFAAARAARGAAHEVVPADDTLADLLDDLGRRHTDSTAGGMTLAGIFDRCSFLVDGRTVTRPDASATSLAGVGRVDVLPPFAGG, via the coding sequence ATGGTTGAGATCCGATATTTCGCCGCCGCCCGTGCCGCACGCGGTGCTGCGCACGAGGTGGTCCCCGCCGACGACACCCTCGCTGACCTGCTCGATGACCTCGGGAGGCGTCACACGGACTCCACTGCCGGGGGGATGACGTTGGCCGGGATCTTCGACCGGTGCAGTTTCCTCGTCGACGGGCGGACAGTCACCCGGCCGGACGCGTCGGCGACCTCGTTGGCCGGGGTCGGACGCGTCGACGTCCTGCCGCCGTTCGCGGGAGGGTAG
- the mobA gene encoding molybdenum cofactor guanylyltransferase: MADSSVHAIIVAGGAGSRLAASAPGDALRDVPRKPLLPGLDGRRLIDRVLDATASCACRVVVAPPRDLPGLPVDVLLTQEDPPLAGPAAALAAGVAALHGHGTVSDTDPVLLLAADLVDPAASVNVLLESVREGSAGCIGTVDGRMQPLFSVVRFGALRAAGDGRDFTDAPVMALLRRLDLQETPLPSAADIDTWDDAVTHGYGRTS; encoded by the coding sequence ATGGCGGACAGTAGTGTCCATGCGATCATCGTCGCCGGTGGTGCCGGCTCGCGTCTGGCGGCGTCGGCACCGGGCGACGCGCTCCGGGACGTCCCCCGCAAGCCGTTGCTCCCCGGCCTGGACGGGCGACGGTTGATCGACCGGGTGCTCGACGCCACGGCGTCCTGCGCCTGCCGTGTCGTCGTCGCGCCTCCCCGGGACCTGCCGGGGCTGCCCGTCGACGTTCTGCTGACGCAAGAGGACCCGCCCCTGGCGGGGCCTGCAGCGGCCCTCGCCGCGGGAGTCGCGGCGTTGCACGGCCACGGGACGGTCAGCGACACTGACCCCGTCCTCCTCCTCGCCGCCGACCTGGTGGACCCCGCAGCGTCGGTCAACGTCCTGCTGGAATCTGTGCGGGAGGGGTCTGCCGGATGTATCGGCACCGTCGACGGCCGGATGCAGCCGCTGTTCAGCGTGGTGCGCTTCGGCGCCCTGCGCGCAGCGGGCGACGGCAGGGACTTCACTGATGCCCCCGTCATGGCGTTGCTGCGTCGGCTGGATCTGCAGGAGACGCCGCTGCCGTCCGCCGCCGACATCGACACCTGGGACGACGCCGTGACCCACGGCTACGGAAGGACATCATGA
- the fdhD gene encoding formate dehydrogenase accessory sulfurtransferase FdhD translates to MGRLTDNARVTKVRIGSGRDGGGDEYELDTRADTLAVEEPLQISVDGTDLTTTMRTPGHDVELAHGLLHAEGVITSVDDVVTARYCAGAVGPDNANTYNTLDIALRPAPAPELPLLPIRNIATTNSACGVCGTTSIDDLVKEKRYTLTPEHPAAELVVSMPQRLSEGQKAFRKTGGIHAAGAFTADGHPLLIREDVGRHNAVDKVIGALLMEDRLPGDVRMRGDSPDAPVYLVVSSRASFELVQKAVLAGFSGLIAVSAATSLAVKTAREAGLLLTGFTRDDRFNLYAGELDT, encoded by the coding sequence ATGGGTAGGTTGACCGACAACGCACGCGTCACGAAAGTCCGGATCGGCTCCGGACGCGATGGTGGCGGTGACGAATACGAACTCGACACCCGCGCCGACACGCTCGCCGTCGAGGAGCCGCTGCAGATCAGTGTGGACGGCACCGACCTGACCACCACGATGCGCACCCCCGGCCACGACGTCGAGCTCGCCCACGGCCTGCTCCATGCCGAAGGGGTGATCACCTCGGTGGATGACGTGGTCACCGCACGTTACTGCGCCGGCGCCGTCGGCCCGGACAACGCGAACACGTACAACACACTGGACATCGCGCTGCGGCCGGCCCCGGCGCCGGAGCTGCCGTTGCTGCCGATCCGGAATATCGCCACCACCAACTCCGCGTGCGGCGTGTGCGGCACGACCAGCATCGACGACCTGGTGAAGGAGAAGCGCTACACGCTGACCCCGGAACACCCGGCTGCAGAGCTGGTCGTGTCCATGCCGCAGCGCCTGTCCGAGGGGCAGAAGGCCTTCCGCAAGACCGGAGGCATCCACGCCGCCGGAGCCTTCACCGCCGACGGGCATCCCCTGCTCATCAGGGAGGACGTCGGACGTCACAATGCCGTCGACAAGGTCATCGGCGCCCTGCTCATGGAGGACCGGCTGCCTGGCGACGTCCGGATGCGGGGAGACAGCCCCGACGCCCCCGTCTACCTGGTGGTCAGCAGTCGTGCGTCCTTCGAGCTGGTGCAGAAGGCCGTTCTCGCCGGTTTCTCCGGGCTCATCGCCGTGTCGGCCGCAACGTCGTTGGCGGTGAAGACGGCGAGGGAAGCGGGCCTGCTTCTCACCGGCTTCACCCGGGACGACCGGTTCAACCTCTACGCCGGGGAGCTGGACACCTGA
- a CDS encoding ThiF family adenylyltransferase, with amino-acid sequence MTDLSRYQRQITLAGFGLDAQQTLADAHVAVLGAGGLGSPALLYLAAAGVGEITVIDDDLVSTSNLHRQVIHTDAAVGSSKTESARREMLARNPDVTVHVASSRLTADNAVALLRGADVVLDGTDNFAARYACSHACAVLGIPQVWASILGFDGQLSVFGMPAGPVYEDVFPTPPPAGAVPSCSAAGVLGPVVGVVGTAMALEAVKVVTGVGSPLCGEIGYFDGLSGRWEYIPVAADPAVADRIRQAPTPVAEELAVEPSDESAPMVPSLEDAVLLDVREPEEYATVHIPGAVNVPLSRLRGAAAGIADAARLADEATTSGRPLVVYCAAGTRSAQAVEILADAGITGVDYPGGINAWLERQ; translated from the coding sequence GTGACGGACCTTTCCCGCTACCAGCGGCAGATCACCCTCGCCGGCTTCGGTCTGGACGCCCAGCAGACGCTCGCCGACGCCCATGTCGCCGTCCTCGGCGCCGGTGGCCTCGGCTCACCTGCGCTGCTGTACCTCGCCGCCGCCGGAGTCGGGGAGATCACCGTCATCGATGACGACCTGGTGTCGACGTCAAACCTGCACCGCCAGGTCATCCACACCGACGCCGCCGTGGGTTCATCGAAGACAGAGTCGGCGCGCCGGGAGATGCTGGCCCGCAACCCGGACGTGACGGTGCACGTCGCGTCGTCCCGCCTCACCGCAGACAACGCCGTCGCCCTGCTGCGCGGGGCGGACGTCGTCCTCGACGGCACCGACAACTTCGCCGCCCGTTATGCCTGCTCCCACGCATGTGCTGTGCTCGGCATCCCGCAGGTGTGGGCGTCGATCCTCGGGTTCGACGGGCAGCTCTCCGTCTTCGGAATGCCCGCCGGACCCGTCTACGAGGACGTCTTCCCGACGCCGCCACCGGCCGGTGCGGTGCCGTCCTGCTCGGCGGCGGGTGTGCTGGGGCCGGTCGTCGGTGTCGTCGGCACCGCGATGGCGTTGGAGGCGGTGAAGGTCGTCACCGGCGTCGGCAGCCCGCTGTGCGGGGAGATCGGCTACTTTGACGGACTGTCCGGACGCTGGGAGTACATCCCGGTCGCCGCTGACCCGGCCGTGGCCGATCGCATCCGGCAGGCGCCGACACCGGTGGCTGAGGAACTGGCCGTCGAGCCGTCGGACGAGAGCGCGCCAATGGTGCCGTCGCTCGAGGACGCCGTCCTCCTCGACGTCCGCGAACCCGAGGAATACGCCACCGTGCACATTCCCGGGGCGGTGAACGTGCCGCTGTCACGGCTGCGCGGCGCCGCGGCAGGGATTGCCGACGCCGCCAGACTTGCGGACGAGGCGACGACGTCCGGGCGTCCTCTCGTGGTCTACTGCGCCGCCGGGACACGCTCGGCGCAGGCCGTCGAGATCCTCGCCGACGCAGGCATCACCGGCGTGGACTACCCCGGCGGCATCAACGCATGGCTGGAGCGACAGTGA
- a CDS encoding MogA/MoaB family molybdenum cofactor biosynthesis protein, giving the protein MTVPATASVIVASTRAAAGTYTDRTGPVLVDWLRGRGLDVRDATVVADADVAGQVDRTLVDEQPTVLLTTGGTGVSPTDQTVAAVRPHLTHELPGLVTALQQRGVDAGVPTAVLSGGVAGVAGRTFVMTLPGSRGGVEDGIAVLDPVLDHLLDQLEGRTDHE; this is encoded by the coding sequence GTGACAGTCCCCGCAACAGCGTCCGTGATCGTGGCGTCCACCCGCGCCGCCGCCGGCACCTACACCGACCGCACCGGCCCCGTGCTCGTCGACTGGCTGCGAGGGCGCGGTCTGGACGTGCGGGACGCCACCGTCGTCGCCGACGCCGACGTCGCCGGGCAGGTGGATCGCACGCTCGTCGACGAGCAACCGACGGTGCTGCTCACCACCGGGGGCACCGGGGTGAGCCCCACCGACCAGACCGTGGCCGCCGTCCGCCCGCACCTCACCCACGAACTGCCCGGCCTGGTCACCGCCCTGCAGCAGCGCGGGGTGGACGCCGGGGTGCCGACCGCGGTGCTCTCCGGCGGTGTCGCCGGTGTCGCCGGACGCACCTTCGTGATGACCCTGCCCGGGTCCCGCGGCGGGGTGGAGGACGGCATCGCCGTCCTCGACCCGGTGCTGGACCACCTGCTCGACCAGTTGGAAGGACGTACCGACCATGAGTGA
- a CDS encoding molybdenum cofactor biosynthesis protein MoaE yields the protein MSENTGDPGYVAEQTGVVVHTAVSTEPLEAHLVDAKDATATDAMGAVVTFEGTVRNHDGGAGVTALTYSHHPTAPDVLARIAADTVAEYPDVRLWAEHRTGELAIGDLAFLVVVAAAHRGPAFEAVAAVADAVKSQVPIWKEQELTDGSTDWVGL from the coding sequence ATGAGTGAGAACACCGGCGACCCCGGCTACGTCGCTGAGCAGACCGGCGTCGTCGTGCACACCGCCGTCTCCACCGAACCGCTGGAGGCGCACCTCGTCGACGCCAAGGACGCCACCGCCACCGATGCTATGGGTGCGGTCGTCACCTTCGAAGGCACCGTCCGCAACCACGACGGCGGCGCCGGCGTGACCGCACTGACCTACTCCCACCACCCGACCGCGCCGGATGTGCTGGCCCGCATCGCCGCTGACACCGTCGCCGAGTACCCCGACGTCCGGCTGTGGGCCGAGCACCGCACCGGTGAGCTGGCGATCGGCGACCTCGCTTTCCTCGTTGTCGTCGCCGCCGCGCACCGCGGGCCCGCCTTCGAGGCCGTCGCCGCCGTCGCCGACGCCGTGAAGTCGCAGGTGCCGATCTGGAAGGAACAGGAACTCACCGACGGGAGCACGGACTGGGTGGGACTGTGA